In the Desulfonatronovibrio magnus genome, ACCATTAGCAAGGTTTGTACATAAACAGGATCAGCAGGCTTTTTACAATTCTCTCAGATTATTTCTTCATGATCAGGAAGTCATGTCCTGCGAGGTCCGTATGTACGGCCAGGGACAAAGTTTGTTCTGGGCCATGCTTCATGGCAATGTCAGGAACATGTCGGATAAAGCACCATCCTTTAGAATCGCTGTCACCAACATTACTGAACGGAAAAATGCTGAAGCTGAGCTGCAGCAATATCGCAAACACCTGGAACAGCTTGTAGAAGAGCGGACAAAACAATTACAGATGGAAGTGCAGGAGCACAAAAAAGCGAGAGAGAAAACGCGAGAAAGTGAAATAAAGTATCGACATCTCTTTGAAAGTGCCGGGGATGCTGTGTTTGTGGCTGATGCTGCATCAGGCATGATTGTAGATGCCAACCAGTATGCACTGGAACTTTCTGAATATTCTCTGGAAGCATTGCAAACCATGCATCAAACTCAGTTGCATCCCCTGGAGGAAGCTCATGTGACCCGGGAATTTTTTTCAAAACATACTTCAGGAAGTATGTTCCTGAGCGAACAAATTCTTGTCACGGCTTCTGGTTTGCACATTCCTGTGGAAATTAATGCAAGGGGCACTTTTGAAGCTGGAGGAAGGCGGCTTATTGTGGGTATTTTCAGGGATATATCCGAGCGTATTGAACAGGACACTAAACGCAAACATTTGCAAAGTAAGTTAAAAGCCTATCAGAAACGACTCTCCTATGCTCAACGTTTTGCCCGTGCCGGAGCATGGGAGTTCGACTTTAAGACCTCTGAGCTCTATTGGACTCCTGAATGCGAAGCTCTGTTCGGGCTGGATGAAGGAACATTTCCCGGCACCTTTGAAGCCTTTCTGCAGTTTATTCATCCTGACGACAGGGAATATGTTCTGAGGGTAAATGAACCAATGCTAAAAGTTCATTCTGAAAAAACCTTTGAGTACGAGCACCGTATTTTAACCAGATCCGGAGAAATGCGCTGGGTCCGGGAATCAGCAGGAGTCGTTGTCGATGAAATAGGAAATCCACTGGGGATCACTGGCTTGGTCATAGACATAACTGACCAGAAGCAGATGGAAGAATCCTTAAAGAAAAGTGAAAAGCGTCTTTACAATTATATTGAGTATGCACCATACGGAATCATGGTTGCTGATAGAAACGGCAGATTTATTGCTGCCAACAGACGCGGGTGCAGGCAAACAGGTTACAGTCGTGAAGAATTGCTGAATTTGGGTATCAGGGACATTATTCATCATGAAGACATGGAACTTTTCTGTAAGCATTTTAATACCGTGGTCCAGAAAGGACATTCACACGGCGAAATGAGGTGTTCACGTAAAGACGGCACTGTGCGTGACTGGTCCGTTACAGCCGCAAAAATAAGTAACAATGAATTTATTGGCTTCCAGGAGGAAATTACTGCCAAAAAGCAAGCCCAGCGCGAACTGCTTGTGGCCAAGGAACAGGCTGAACAGGCCAGCAAGGCTAAATCAGTTTTTCTGGCTAACATCAGTCATGAACTGCGCACCCCCTTGAACTCTGTACTGGGTTTTGCCGACATTTTACAAAGAGATACAACTCTGACCCCGGAACAGGTCAGAAAAGTCCAGTTGATTTCCAGCAACGGCCAGAACCTGCTGAGGTTGATAAATGATGTCTTAGACATGTCCAAAATCGAGTCCGGAAAAGTTTCTCTTAATTCCCGGGACTTTATCCTCCCTGCTCTTTTGAAAGAAACAGCAGGTATGTTTCAAGCCATG is a window encoding:
- a CDS encoding PAS domain-containing hybrid sensor histidine kinase/response regulator, producing MSDNFQDDAQNDLNDALQELRVHQIELKMQNDELRRIQEELEQARLQYFDLYNLAPVGYCTVDDQGIVQEANLTLIKMLGLEHDKILNRPLARFVHKQDQQAFYNSLRLFLHDQEVMSCEVRMYGQGQSLFWAMLHGNVRNMSDKAPSFRIAVTNITERKNAEAELQQYRKHLEQLVEERTKQLQMEVQEHKKAREKTRESEIKYRHLFESAGDAVFVADAASGMIVDANQYALELSEYSLEALQTMHQTQLHPLEEAHVTREFFSKHTSGSMFLSEQILVTASGLHIPVEINARGTFEAGGRRLIVGIFRDISERIEQDTKRKHLQSKLKAYQKRLSYAQRFARAGAWEFDFKTSELYWTPECEALFGLDEGTFPGTFEAFLQFIHPDDREYVLRVNEPMLKVHSEKTFEYEHRILTRSGEMRWVRESAGVVVDEIGNPLGITGLVIDITDQKQMEESLKKSEKRLYNYIEYAPYGIMVADRNGRFIAANRRGCRQTGYSREELLNLGIRDIIHHEDMELFCKHFNTVVQKGHSHGEMRCSRKDGTVRDWSVTAAKISNNEFIGFQEEITAKKQAQRELLVAKEQAEQASKAKSVFLANISHELRTPLNSVLGFADILQRDTTLTPEQVRKVQLISSNGQNLLRLINDVLDMSKIESGKVSLNSRDFILPALLKETAGMFQAMAEAKGLFLGLEISKKVPRFIHADQDKLRQIIINLLGNAFKFTSSGHVILRASAPDTPALHQGSELKIIIEVEDTGPGIPEQDKDLIFNQFYQAAAGIESGGTGLGLPISREYAKLMNGSLTVESNQGQGSLFRLEISVLSALDENSPHTEEQSVAGLKPGSGPWKILIVDDKPDNLALLSEMLLPVGFEVRKASNGAEALDVFHAWQPQAVLMDIRMPVMDGYEATQRIKATDYGSKTFVLAVTAGAFEDVRKKCFEAGADAYLSKPVKSAELLDILAENLGLEYIYADCQIVGFETSKQMEPQTVSPDLPQELIDEIIEATNNGDIFQLKELTQKAELHNKKAAAFLLKFVDSFNYSAIYEWLGSTKNSD